TCTTGCAGAATGGAACTGTTCTTTTCAGGCAGGAATATTTATACTCTACTTGGTACTGCTGAACAGTTCAGGATGAAGGATTACATTAGAGCATGTGAAAATTCCAGCCACACatttgcaaatatatatatatgtgtatatatatatatatgatatagtTACTGCTGCTCTTAATAAGCAGCTGCCACATCTTCCCTGCCCTGTAAACTTTTGTGAATTTGTGTGCAGGTAAAGTATGACTGAGTGACGGCAGGCCCGACAATCCTTACGCAATGGCAACATACTCTTCGAATAGTCATCATCCACGACGAAAGCAAAGAGTAAGCTCTGTTAATTCTGAAACAAAGGCACAATGAGGCCGACATTTCAATGCAGAGGAAATTTTTAAGGTTAAGTTGAACATGCGCATCATAAGTTGCTGCCGTTAGCATCAGAAAATTGATGCACTATGGCTTCTGTCCACGATTTCAAGATGGAATTACAAATTCAGCAGCAAATTACAGTGGCATGGAAGTTAGAAATAGGGAACATTAACCTTTGCTCAGTGCAATTTTTCCTAGCTTTGTCTACCCGCCTGCCTACACGCGAATCTGGTCTTTACAATGGAAGAGTGTTCACTTGCTTGAGagtacagtcgaaacccgcaataacgaaacctCGCGAGTACAAAATCCCCGCGGCAACGAGATATTTCTAGATTCCCGGCGAAcattcatagaagcccatgtattacgtatctcgcTGCAACGAAATGTTTTTGAACAGCGATCCCGCATTAACAAATTTTCTACCACAgtgcgggccttattttaccctcccgccaaAGGTTAACTGTCAAAAATATGCTCGTATGCCTGTTATGCAcactcaaaatttgtaaacgtctgcttttgcTACGCGAGCGTGggtaccgccatttttgtttacttaaatCGGCGATAAGGTCTGTGTCCGGCAACGTGCTTGGCCACACTGCAGCAGGCGATGGCAAATGATCAAGCTGCGATGGCGAATGATCAGGCGATGGCAAATGATCACGTGGGCTTCACCACCATCGCGCAAGCATCACGCACGGATTGCGCTTCGGCCTCACCAGATGAAGATTCGGACAAAGGTGCACTTGACGGCGAGAGTGGTGGCAGTGCAGTGCCTCTATCACTGACCAATGCCTGGGGGGAATTTCGAGCCATCGAAATCCCAGATGAACTCGCCATGAATGCGTTCGTTCGCACCGATGACGATGTAGTCGTGTACGAGAAAGTGACCGACGAGGCCATTATCGAAAGCGTGCACGAAGCTGACGATACCAAGGACCAAGAAGATACGCACGCGGAGAAACCCAACTTGCGGGTTGTTTTGAATGCGCTGGACACCCTTTGCTCCTTCTTCGGCGCACATGATgacgacgtagcaatggaccactttttctAGTGCGAAGagagagctttgaagttgttgcatggcaagagTCGGCAAAGTAGGTTGACCGACTcctggcaataaattttcgttctgctggctgtatcactgtttttatgtctcacactcgcggcaacgaaattctcgcgaaaaacaaatttttcggtttccctggcgatttcgttattgcgggtttcgactgtacaACAATAAATACATTCCATCTCACTCCCAACTACTGCTTATCTCTATCAACACACGTATATTTTAACACAAGTATATTTTGGTGCATCAGAGAAATTGTTTTCCTTTCTAAATGGCATAAAAATATTAGTGAAATAGTGCTGAAAATCAACCACTCTGCCTAATAGGCATGCAGTACATTTATTTGAATACATGTAATGCGTGTAGTTGTCTATATAAAAAGAAAATCTTATAATTTGAATCTAATATGACTAGGTGCACATCATGATGCACTTTTGATGAATGCAGCAAATTTCAAAGGGATACAAGCACTGTGAGAAAGTGAAGTTATTTTTTCAACACTGAACATCCTGCCAAATGTTACAGTGTCTATAATAAAGTAGCCACCTTCAGTTATATGTAACACATTGGCATCTAAATAAAGATGGAGCAAGTATGGAGGGGGTTGAACTTTACCCAGCTAATTTCAGTGTCTGTTGCTTTGTCTTCACTATCACCATTGGCAAGAACAAATAATACAAACAAATGTGTCCAGAGCACCTTAAAAAATATGTGTCTAGGTTAAAGCTTACAACTGACAGAACTCAAAAAAGGAATTGAAGTTGCAAGGTGGAAATGACAACAGAGCATGTCACCTGCCTTGAAattcggcgacgaggagatgcaGAGAAAGGAGGAGCAGGAGGACTGGCAACAAAGCATTAAACAATTAACGTTAAGATTAAACTACAAAGTTTTAAATGCCAAGACCATGATACTATCATTAGGCATGCAGAAGTTAACTGCAACTGCGACTGTGTATTAATCGCAACCAGCTAGCCTTCTTTAGCTGTCATCTAAATTAAGGTACGCAGGCGTTTTCACATTTCTCCCCGGCTTAAATGCGGCCACCGATTCGGGAATGGAAAATGCTTACTCTAGCATAGCAGCAGAACACTTTAGCTGCTAAGCTACCATGGCAAGTGCAATGTGCATTGAATGCAAGTGTCATGCCAAATATATACACCGAAGTAGCGGCCTGCCTTGCTGTATAAAGGACACAGCAACTTTCAAAGTGAACGCACTAGGTCTTGCCAAAGCGTGGAATTCTCTCCTATCGCCCTGCTTGGCAAAACAATTAGGCGAAGCAGTGTGGTAATACTGTGGCACATATTCAACTAAATAAACAACATAAAAGCAAGAATACCTTGTTGGAAAAGAAATTGAACAAGCAGGCATTTCACAGCTGGCATGTCACAAGAAAAATATTTCGTCTAACCAACTCCCTTTCATTGACTGTAAAATGCAAtgcaaaataacaagaaaaacatTCACCTAGGCAATCCGCTTCACATGTAAGCCTAGCAAAAGTTCACACAACTGGCCAGATTCCTACAAAAAACATTGGACACTCACCCCGAGGGGGTCATTCCTTTTCCTGCGCAGTTATGGTCATCTGGAAACCTGTGCTTGAGACAATGATTGAGGCTGCAATGCGTGCACTTCAGGGGAATCAGTTCTTTCTGCTTGCAACCCTTCAGAGAGCAACGATTGACGTAAGCCTGCAAAaaggatttttttcttctttcattacAAATCAACGAAAACAGTAGTGAAATAAGTGCAAGAAACTCCAGTCTCTCAGCATGATATTTTCTTCCAAACTGCTCAAGACATCCAGCCCATATATCACAGCGTTTGCCACACAAGAGTTTTTGCAGTAGTTCACAGCAAATGTGCCTAATCACTCCATTCTTATCCCTCCGAGTGCTTCAGTGCCACCAATGGGTCAGAGGTTGAGCACGCAAGATAAACATGCCAGTATAGGCAGTTATCTTATTTGTTTACGTACAGCCTCCAAGAGCACAAATAAGTCATAATTTAGCTCTTCTATTTCCTGTAAGTTGCACAGAGTGCAGTGTTGGCAGAGCTGGGGAGGGGAGGGGAGGCAGTACATAATACATGCACAAACATACATAAAGAGTGGTAAACACACCAACAAACCTAAAATAATTTGTCTAAACCCCTGGAGTGCAGGTTAGTAGGCTTCGACGTTTAACTGTCAGATCATCGATTTCAAGGTATTTTGCCACAACTCAGCAGATTCTTTTAGCAGCAGATACTAAAAAGTGACATTCAAAATCACATCTTCAACGACTACAGAATGTTCCAACTGTGCAAAAGTGCTGCAAGCACCTTTAGGAGAATTTGAATGTCAATGTTGACATTTAAATTTTATTTCTCAGCACACAGTATAAACAAATCTGTCGTCTTTCGTCGAGTACACTTTGACAACAATCATCAATTGGTACAGGAACCACAACTGATGCGGAACGTACTTTACTCAGCCTCTTGACCATCACAGGCGCATGCTTGAAATACGCACCTTGCGTTTTGCTTGAGCCGGATCAGACTGGCAGTCACGGTCAATATGGCTGCTAACAGCTACATCAGGTAGGTCACCTCGCTTGCTTGGGACTGGGCTGTTACAGAGTGGGCACACGGGCACCTGGCAATCTTTGCTAAGGGCTTCGGTGCAGCCATGATTTTGGTACTGGAAGTGATCCTTGCTGCAAACGAATCGATCCCACAGAGGCGAAACGTCAGTTGCTCGTACGAGTCGTACTTCAACAAGGTGTGCTTATGTATGTACATCTTAGCAATGTTTGGAGCGAGAGCACTGTGCGAAGAACTATATATAAGAAAAGTAGCGATCGGTAagctttttgtttatttactttttcCTTCGGCCATATGCCAAAATGAACAAGTCAGAAAAGCAGCGACGCAAGGGGGAAAAAAAGTCACGTTGACGTTTTGACAAAAGCTCTAGAAACAGTGCGGGCTGCGCGACAATTGCGAACTGTCAGAGCGTCACAACCAATGCGTGACGCAAGCGGAACGGCAGCAATTGTACCTTCAATAGGCCTCTAGCTGAAAGGTCACCCAACAATTGCTCAGTACGTACCAGAAAATTTGCCTGCAGGCATCGCACTTCACCGGCAGAAAATCTGAAAAAGCAAACACAAGCTCTCAGACGTTTACGTATGCTGCGTATGAAAGAGTTCATAAATGTGCACCCTGGAAACCGAAAGCTGGTAAACATAAAACTCGGCTATCTGAAAATTCGCGCAAGATCACCAGCTGAGGAAATAGTATCCACTGACCTAGCATCTTGCAGCTGCCCTTGGAGCAATTGTTGCCCAGCTCCGGAAACTCCATTCTTAATCGCAATATTTGACACTCGCTGATGCGTAAACACTTTAGCAGCACCGAATTCCACCACTCCTCTTCGCTCTCGAGACCAACGTTTCAAGCAGCACCACACTTCGTACGGATCGCACACTTGTTTGCTGTCTCATCACCCTTCTCCTATGGGTTATATAGCTCCCTCGCACGCTCTGTTACCACCACGACCACTTATCAATGAGTCATACTGGTCTCACAACTAATGCACTTATGACTGCACTCATTGCTGCCATCCATTGCAGCAGCGTCTGCAGCAACGCAGTTAGCAGCGTCACGATTCAGCGATCGCAGCGCTAAATATACAAAAACGTTTGTACTTAACTACTTTTAAACATTTTTAGGACAATATATTTTTTAATGATTTCGTATGGCGCAGAACATAGCACAGGAATAAACTTTTACGAGAAAGTTTAATGTTTGTGCTGCCATCAAGCAACAAAACATAGAAGGTCGTTTGCGATCGCTTCTCCGAATTCTGTCGTCCCATTAAAAATGTCGGACTCTCCGATGCCACCGAATCCACACGTGTTCCTCGACGTGCGAATCGGCGAAGAATTCGGTACGAAATTTTCCAACTCTCCGCCTTAGAACGATTCTACAGTGTCGCCTCCGTGCCCCGAATACCAGCCGTAGCCCCGCCGTGTCTCGGCGACGGGCTGCGACAATCGAAACTTTAGGCGTGCATCGTCTGTGGTGCAGCCAATTTATGGTGGTTTAACGCCTTCGGGATCCTGACATTGGCGCTATCTCAAACGTTGCTTACCGGCACCTACGAATTCCTTACTCTAGCTAGTTTAACACCTCAATTCGCTATTTTAACCAGCGTGTGTCTGATCACGTTGGTCTGTTTACTACGACTCGTAGGTGATCATTAGAAAGTGAAGTATGCGGGTACTTTCGCGTTGCATATTCCGCTTTGTCATTCTAAGCTAATGACTGTTTACGGAATTCGAGTCTTATTCAAGATAAATAACCATATACATTCGCTTAACACACTGGTCACTCTTCACTTGACGCGCTTTGAAAGTTCGCCACCTTGAACTTTTAATGTTTTCGTAAAAGGTTCGCTATGGCAGCGATGTGTTGCGGTGTGTTCTAACGTTTGTTTGTATTTTTCTTCTATGCAGTTGGGCGCATAGTGATCGAACTTTTTCGTCAAATCCAACCACAGACTGCAGAGAACTTTCGAGCCTTGTGTACCGGAGAGAAAGGGTTGGGAGTCAGCAGAGCGCCTCTCCACTACAAAGGATGCAGGTTTCACAAAAGTTAGCAACAAGACCTAATTATTATGCATGGTTCCTGAACTTGCTTATGCCTATAACGTTTGCTAGTCTCATGTTTCTAATGAATCTGAAAATAGGAAGCAATGTCAATCTGTTTTCATCTGCCTGTTTCCCGCGTGCTTTCCATTTTCATTAGTTGTCACTGAAAGTTCGCAAGATTGGAAAATAGTATATTGCTTGGTGCTTTACAGGCAAGGACGCAAGGAAGAGATATAGGTACGATTTTGACATGGTGCTAACTTGTGACAAATTTTGCATAAATTCATGGCCATTCTTATAAATGCATAACAAATGCTGCTCATGTCACAAGAAGCTGTGCTATTCTATGCGTGTGTTGCGTCTcaagaacaaaatatttttactcgATTGCGCATTTCCTACGAGCGCAAGTTAGCAACAATGTTAGCTTGTATTCACAATGCACACGTACGATGGCACCGCGTAGTGACAAGAGAGAGCTGTTCTTCAGGGAGGATAGGCGTTGTGTTGTCGTGTGACTCGATGCGTGGAAGCGTCTCAGTTTTGTTAATATCAATAGCTTCTGTAGTACATTACATGCGAAAACCTAATGTGATCGTGGGGCTCGCCGCAGTGGAGGGTTCTGGTTAGAGTTGAagcacgtggggttctttaaaattTCTTTTTGTTAACAGATTTTTATCAATGTCACAGAGAGTAATAATTGAAAAGCAACATTATGTGCTGTGCACTTCAGTGCATCAACTGAGCTGCAAAGAATGCATGAGCTCTATTTCCAATGCATGAGCAGGACTGCATAGGAATTTAAAGGATGTTAGTACTATACTACAAATTCAATAAAATTGCATGGAATCAGAGGTTGAACATATAATGGAGAtgctgttttcgtttttttttttaacagtggCATGCAAAACGTACAGACGGCACATTGAAGCATAGTTTCAATTCACCTGGCTCACTGTGTCGAAGTGTGAAGCAGTGTTCGCAGCTGCATGCTAGTCAAGAGCCCAGTATAATATTCACCTGCTCTGACCATTTACAAAAGAAGTCCAATTTGAAAATACACtcggcgcactttttttttcctgcttaaATTTAAACGTTACGCTCAAGCCAGTCTGGACAAATGTACAGCCACTGCTGCTGCAGCGTGGCTGTACATTTGGCTGTACAATCTCACATACATAATTGAATGACTGTCTCTGTTGAAAATACAGCTTCTTCCCAATGTGAGATGTCTGAAAATACAGACCTTGAACGGTACACATGAACATGAACACGTCATGTCTTTGTGCCAGTGTCAATATGTTGGCTACAGCATTCAAAATTTATTTGCCATCAATTAGACACCGGATCCTCTTTTAAATGAGTTTCAAGGTGTCTCATTATGTTTGCTACCAATAGCAGCTTTGTAAAATGCAGCAACATTTCACAGTCACATTGAACAAACTCTGAAAACTGAGGACGCTCTCGGTGAGTTACGAGAAGGACGGGAGAAAGCCCAACCTGTTGCGACACAGATGCGCAGTCAACAGTTGCATACTCTTTCAGTTTGCCATCTTGGATAACCTCGTGCGCCACCTATAGTCTGTGTGCATTGCAAATAACCAACGCTATGACTAGCCATCTACCTGCTTTCCTTTTACTTTGCTGGCATGCTTATGTAACTTGTAATTAAAGAATTCTATTGTCGGCCCTATGTAAAACTAACAACCATCCTATGCCACTATATATTGTAAATGATGCAATTAACTCATTATGTAAAGCTTTGTGCACTTCATGAGGCCCATTACCAGGTGTGAAAAAGAGTGAGAACCATCCAACAAAAGAGCTTTTGCAGATCATGGTGTGTTGGTTGTGCACAAGGCTCTTTCGATACCAAAAGGCACTTGTgtacagaggggtccactgtgAAAGGGAACACCAGAGCGCGTGTTGTATGCTCGGTGCAACCGCTGGCTGGCTGCAGCAATCACTTTCGCCCAGGAGCAGTGAGCGTTGTGGGCGGTGCTCGTTTGCGGTCTGCTACAGTTTCAGCCGCGCTTCAGCTCGTCGCAAAATGCGTTCGAAGTCGATGGAAAGCAAAATATGGTTACTTTCCCTCGAGCTGGAACGAAAATGATCGGAATGATCTATAATCAGATAAATGTCACTTGACACATCAGCAGAATAGCCGTCTTTCGTTTGCCCTCTCTTTGGATAAAGAATTGCTCACTTCAAGAAAGTTGCCTCGTGGTGCCTGTTACAGGCGCTTGTAAATTATTTGTTCAGCTTACGCACTGCAGCAGTTCGAGTCTGCATCAGTGCAGATGAAATGCGCGCTCCACAAGGAAATATATTCTTTAATATAGCTATGTTAGAAAAATACATCTTTACACCGAAAATATCAGTGAGGCAGTATTTTGGATAATCTAATTTTATTTTTGCCTTGCCACAGCTTTCTATCTGAGCGTGGCTATGAGGCTTGTAAACGAATGTCAAAGCACGGAGATGGCTGGCCTCGCGACCAGCTGAAGCGCGGCCGCAACTGTAGCAGACGATAAGCAAGCGCCGCCCACAAAACTCACTGCTCCTGCGCGAAACTAGTTGCTGCAGTTGGCCGGCAGTGGCGCTGAGCAGACGACATGCTCTCCGTTTTTTTCTTTAGCAGTGAACCCTCTTGTATATGACACGTGAAACTCCCGTATCGGTACACTACATAATCTCTTCATGAATATCTTCAGCGTGAAAATTGTCTGTTTTTCTTGATATAGGCCAAGATAATTAGTGGCAATAGCATTCTTGAGATGAAATGTCACTGATTCTGCCTGTTAAGTCATCTCATTTATTATGTTACAGTCATGCCAAAATTCATGGTCCAAGGTGGGGACATAACAAACAAAAATGGAACCGGAGGAGAAAGCATCTACGGCCAATTTTTTCCCGATGAAGACCTTTCAATAAGAGTAGGTGTTTACTTTCTCAAGCCTCTTGTGTCATTGTTAAGTTTTATTACCGCTGCTGCCAGTGTGGCAGCCCTCGTTACGCAACATCATCTGTACACGCCCACCATGAGGATAAGCATGCCCATGCTTGGATATTACGCTGACACCCAAGTGTGGGTGCAAACCTGTTATCATTGCCTAGTTATGCTTGCTCACACTTATATTAATGTTGTAACCATAAGTGGTAGACGAAAATGGTCGCTAAATGTATGTCTGCCGGTATATACTCGTGTCGCTAAACACGAGCACGAACTTCCACCAGTGCCTGCTTGTGCACAGCCGTGCATGTACATTCGTGTCAAGGCCTTCAGTTTGACCCCTACCATCGGAAAGTTGTTTTATTCTTTCCGTTTTTGTCATTATTACTATGCTATGGCTATAGACTTCAAATAATGTCCCCTATGCCTTCTTTTCTTCATTGTTTGTTGATTTCATTAGGTTGTGCCTAACAAAGAGACATGCCCTTAATCTATTTGCCTTCTTATGTTCACTCATACCGAAGGTCTCATTTCAGCAGGCTTGTTGCCTCTAACTAGCACGCTAGGGTTTATTTGGTTGGCGGCCAGCTCATTAAAATATCTCATTCTACATGACGTCAgctggtaaaaaaaagaaaataaagaaagttcCACCCTGTCTGTCATGGCTAGAGTGGCGCTGGCTGACATCTCCAGGTTACGCATACagaaatacccaataaagtggagaAAATAGCGATGATCACCCTAGATGAATCAATACAGCATCGGGCATGCTATCTAAAGGCTGTATGTAGGTCCTCTCTCTACTGTTGGCaaagtattttttcatccactttaattCTTTTCCATTTATATACTATTATTAATACACTACATTTAAAGAACTAGAAGTAATGTTTCGTATTCCTTGACTTCATTGTTTGTTGTTTTCACTAAGTGTTGTAACACAGAAACAAGCCTTTGCTCTATTCccctgcttttgttttcttttcatgtgATGAGCCATCGCTTTGTGTTTCTCTGGTGCAGCATGACCGCCCGGGACTCGTGGGCATGGCCAACAGTGGGCCAAATACAAATGGCTCACAGTTTTATATTATAACTGTGCCCACACCCCACCTTGATGGCAAGCACGTCATCTTTGGCCAGGTTGTCAAAGGCATAGGTGTGGTCTCAGTGCTTGAGTACGTTCGTACCAATGACCATGACGCTCCTGTTGAGGTAAGCAACTGCTTGGCACTCCACATTCTAATTCTGCCTGTGCAGCATAGCATTGATTAGTTGCGATACTTATCTGAAATGCTTTTGCTCTGTGAATCAGAGCGTCGTCGTTGCAGTACCTTTTACATTAACACTGTCCACTGCAATGGTAAACTGGTTATGGTGTTTGACTGCTGAACCAAAAGTGGTGGGGTTGATCTCAGCCATGCGGTTGAATTTTGATGGGGGTgaaatgttggaggcccatgTGTTTTGTAATGGCGGTGCACATGAATGAACTCTTGATGTGGTTTTTGCTCATCAATAACCCAGATGTTATTATCTAAGCTTCTCAAAACATTCTTTCTGAATATCAAACAGCCTTTCCTAAATTTTCTAAAACACTGTATACAAAAAGGAAACTGTACAGTATGCTATGTGCTATGGTGCTTTTGTGCTCGGAAATgccaaagggaaaaaaaaaagcatttgaaaaTGTCTCTTTGATAGCGAGGTCATCTGTTATACATGACTAGCTTGCTTGAAATAGCTGAAGTTGTCGATAATTGCTTTCTAGGCACTAACAAATAccgaccccccctccccctctctctctccgtaATTACAAAAGCTGAGGCTATAGTGGCTGAAAGTACATTCTGGTAAATCAGCTAGCATTTTCTTTGTGCCCatttgatttttctagttctcaGTTTTACTGGAAAGGGAATTTCAACTCTCTATGGACTCATTTTCTCCTGAAGTGCACTTGCTCCGAGTCGCACACCACGAGTGCCTCTGCTTTTCATCCTTGCAGTTGTATACACTTAAGATGTTATGTTCAATCTCTCGCAGGAATGCATAATTGAGAACTGCGGTGAGATACCTCCTGGTGGTGACTTTGGAATTTGTGAGCAGGACAACACCGAGGATGTTTTTCCTCCTTTTCCCGATGACTCAGACCTTGACTTTAGCAACGTGAGTGACTCAGGCTGGGGTCACACTTGGGCTTCTAATACCTACTGCAGTCTACAATGCTTGCAAAATGTCAGCAAGTGCCCAGAAATGTAACTCTGCTTTCCTAGGTGCTACATGTAAGTCGTTAGCCTCTCTACTCACCAATAACCACTCATTTTACACGAGTGGTTATTGAACTGTATACCAAGTCGGCAAATATGCGAGCTGAATAAGCAATAAATATACTGTCAAAGGTACTACATTTTCATGGTGGTTTGTGCAGGTTCACAGACTTGTGCAGACAATACCGTTGCAGTCATAAAACTGCTTCCTTTTTAGATGTGAGGCATCTTATGGTAGAGTTAAATCCGGTCTGCGGCGTGACCATTCTTACTGCTCATGTGTGTCCTCTCTTTCGCCTCGGCAATGCCAACGCAGGCAGCATCCGCTAGCCTCCGCTCGCTGCACCCGTTGCGCTTGTGTGTCCCCTCCCCTTTCTCTCCTCTCTCATGCTCCATCCTCACTCACCTTGAAACACCAATTCAGGCAGCGTCTGCAAGCGAATTTCTTTATTGAAacaggggtggaagtgctgcaccaATCTGATCTGCTGCGCCAGGCTGTGCATAAACAGTAAATTTTGTGATAATTGTCGATTGGAAGTGTGAGCTGCCAAATTTAGCCAAATGTTATCGTCGACCGAGCAACACTGAGCTTGGCCACACACAAAAGGATACGGCCGCATTAATATCCAATGTAGTTCGATCACATGTTCGATCATGATCATGTGATTCGCTTCATTCATGGGGCTTGCTAGTGCTTGTCTCATT
The nucleotide sequence above comes from Rhipicephalus microplus isolate Deutch F79 chromosome 2, USDA_Rmic, whole genome shotgun sequence. Encoded proteins:
- the LOC119170011 gene encoding AN1-type zinc finger protein 2A gives rise to the protein MEFPELGNNCSKGSCKMLDFLPVKCDACRQIFCKDHFQYQNHGCTEALSKDCQVPVCPLCNSPVPSKRGDLPDVAVSSHIDRDCQSDPAQAKRKAYVNRCSLKGCKQKELIPLKCTHCSLNHCLKHRFPDDHNCAGKGMTPSGAAAVARLQQKASSPALKRVATASACGTESQRASVSHLQTEDEALAWALQQSLYEAELQGHSPDQHGQRKRTSSRQKSEKSCFVS
- the LOC119170010 gene encoding peptidyl-prolyl cis-trans isomerase D-like; amino-acid sequence: MSDSPMPPNPHVFLDVRIGEEFVGRIVIELFRQIQPQTAENFRALCTGEKGLGVSRAPLHYKGCRFHKIMPKFMVQGGDITNKNGTGGESIYGQFFPDEDLSIRHDRPGLVGMANSGPNTNGSQFYIITVPTPHLDGKHVIFGQVVKGIGVVSVLEYVRTNDHDAPVEECIIENCGEIPPGGDFGICEQDNTEDVFPPFPDDSDLDFSNIEHIMCVAEKIRQSGNRYFRKEEYVSANAKYKKALRYLNRLHEVNDLSKEQESRIASVVLPCILNSAASKLKLKRYHQALDDCDEALDLEPRHPKALFRRGQAFHGMREYEKSMVNLQQALSLSPNNKAILSEIAAVKGEMQAYKAKERKAYAKLFN